GAGCAGACCTCGCGGGGGGTGGATCTCTTTCAGCAGGTTCCTATCGGCAAGGAGTTTCTCCTGATCCTGGCGGCCCATCTGGATTGCGATGGCGTCCGGGGTTCCATGATCGGGGCAACCATGGTGCTGCGGGTCCTTCATACCGTGCTGGACCGCCAGGATTGCAGCGGTCTCGATGTGGCGATTCTGGCAGCAGAGCTTTCCTCGGTGATGGGGGCCGTCTCCCGGGAGATCCCCAGCGTGATTATCCGCTATACCGTGGGGATCCTCGATAACAAGGGTCCGGTTTTTCGCTACGCCGGCAACGGCTACCCTCCTTTTGTGGTGGTCCGCCGGGACGACTACGGCGAGATCGAGACGGTGCCGGAACACCCCGGCCGGGTTCGGTCGGTGCAGATCGAAGAGGGTGATCTTCTTGCTGTGGCTTCGCCGGGGCTTCTGGAAAGTCTCGCCTCGCCGGAGGATCTCAACGCTCCCCGGGTGCTGGCCAAGCATGTGCGCGATACCGGGCAGGAACCCTCCCTCAGTAGACGGGCCGAGCTGGTGCTGGCAGCGGGCTCTCCGGGAGAACTTACGGACAAAACGCTTCTGCTGGTTCAGACCGGCGGGGCAGGAGAGGCTCACTGCTGATGGACCGGGCCGGTGGTGTGGAGGATCTGGAGCGCCTTGCTCTGGCGGCACAGCTTCTTCCTGATCCTCTGCTGGTTCGCTCCGGCCAGGGAGTCATTCTGGGGTGCAACGATGCCTTTGCCCGGCTGTGCGGTGCCCGGCCTGGCGATCTTCAGGGAAAACCCTGGCGGGAGGCGCTCCCCTCGGGGATCATTCGGGCCTTCTCCCGGGCCGATCGTCACGGCGCGGTGGTGCTCTTCATGCTTTCCGTGTCCGACAGGGAGGGTCGAAAGCATAACTACGCCCTGCGTCAGGTTCGCCACGAAGCGGAGGGGCAGATTTTGGGGTGGGTCTCGGTGGCTCGGGACGTAACCCGTTACAGCCGGGACACCGAGACTATGCAGCTCCTGCAGATCGCCGAGGCCTTTGTGAGCCGCAGCTACCAGGATCTCCAAAAATCCTTTGCTCCCACCATGGAGCGCTTGGCCCGGGCCATGGGAGCTCGGGGAAGCTTTGTTTTTCAGATTCATCGGGAGCGGCGGGTCTTGCGGCTGCTCTGCCAATGGTGGCAGGAGGGGCTGCGAAACCATCCGGTTCCAGAGGAGCAGCCTCTGAAATCGGCCTGGTGGGAGGATGTGCGGGAGAAAGGAGCGCCGCTCCTGGGCTATCCC
The Alkalispirochaeta americana DNA segment above includes these coding regions:
- a CDS encoding response regulator, with amino-acid sequence MGRYVLLVDDEQGILSALKRELRPWARDRDLEIATASSAEEAQRFLANNYLDVVIVLSDQRMPGTKGHELLALCEQRYPEIMRLMLTGYTDIKDITSAIRSGINSFILKPWDHEDLIYELTKAYNLFEMHQRNREYHRTVKNELALAAVLRGETARGGDYNHGWCDVGCRHVPSPEQTSRGVDLFQQVPIGKEFLLILAAHLDCDGVRGSMIGATMVLRVLHTVLDRQDCSGLDVAILAAELSSVMGAVSREIPSVIIRYTVGILDNKGPVFRYAGNGYPPFVVVRRDDYGEIETVPEHPGRVRSVQIEEGDLLAVASPGLLESLASPEDLNAPRVLAKHVRDTGQEPSLSRRAELVLAAGSPGELTDKTLLLVQTGGAGEAHC